One genomic segment of Vagococcus intermedius includes these proteins:
- a CDS encoding DUF1292 domain-containing protein, with the protein MSHDHNHDHDHEHDFITLVDDEGNEGLFEILLTIDGEDEFANKQYVLLFPAGVEEDDSQTDVELLAYQYIEAEDGQEGELRNIETDTEWDMIEEVFNAFVEEEEA; encoded by the coding sequence ATGTCACATGATCACAATCATGATCACGATCACGAACACGATTTTATTACATTAGTAGATGATGAAGGAAATGAAGGGTTATTTGAAATTCTATTAACCATTGATGGTGAAGATGAATTTGCCAACAAACAATATGTCTTATTATTTCCAGCAGGTGTTGAGGAAGATGATAGCCAAACAGATGTTGAGTTATTAGCTTATCAATATATTGAGGCTGAAGATGGTCAAGAAGGCGAATTACGTAATATTGAAACAGATACTGAATGGGATATGATTGAAGAAGTCTTCAACGCTTTTGTTGAAGAAGAAGAAGCATAA